The following are encoded in a window of bacterium SCSIO 12643 genomic DNA:
- the ccoS gene encoding cbb3-type cytochrome oxidase assembly protein CcoS codes for MSVIFILVGFSLLAALFFLGAFFWAIKNGQYEDDYTPSVRMLFDDENYEQEINPSKKVKTQSK; via the coding sequence ATGAGCGTAATTTTTATTTTAGTGGGATTCAGTTTGTTAGCTGCTTTATTCTTTTTAGGAGCTTTTTTCTGGGCCATTAAGAATGGACAATATGAGGATGACTATACGCCTTCGGTACGCATGTTATTTGATGATGAAAACTATGAACAGGAGATTAACCCTTCCAAAAAAGTAAAAACACAATCAAAATAA
- a CDS encoding heavy metal translocating P-type ATPase metal-binding domain-containing protein — MIQGIKRETELSEKNENTCYHCGSDFEEVVIEAYEHKFCCEGCKTVYEILDENGLNNYYGIENNPGNKILKAIGNKYAFLDNDEVKQGLLDFEDGGVASIKFYVPKIHCSSCIWLLENMHRLEDGIIRSTVNFLKKEVYVVFKTEKISLRKVVELMSSIGYEPNISLEDFKKKESKKENKKFFYQLGVAGFAFGNIMLLSFPDYFDTNDYLDESFKKLFGYLNLFLATPVLFYSASDYFVSAYKALIKRYINIDFPISVGIMTLFSRSAYEIITQTGSGFMDSFTMFVFLLLVGKWYQNRTYQALSFERDYKSYFPLAVVKVFADREEPVPVGTLEINDEVILRNQEIIPTDAELLSDTAKIDYSFVTGESIPIEKTKGDKLFAGGRQLGASIKIKVKKPVSQSYLTRLWNQDAFAKEESQYQSVVNKVSKYFTFFVLIVASLTLLFWWGSGVTTALKVFTSVLIIACPCALALTLPFSFGNTMTIFGRNRFYLKNAETVEKMSEVDTIVFDKTGTLTQSGDESVHFVGGDLTEAQNQMIFSLVANSTHPLSKAIYQHMHGMTTVAVEGYKEVVSQGIQGTVDGEHLKLGAASFVEYNGEIKKDLSSRVFVQIDAKVLGYFIIKKQYRTGIAELIQKLKNDQFNLHLISGDNSSEMENLSNYFERENLHFNQSPQDKLDYVKALQDQGAKVLMVGDGLNDAGALKQANVGLAVSDEVYNFTPACDAILDAANFVNLEGFMRFSKKTIQVVKTSFAISLFYNSLGMLFAIQGLVTPLFAAILMPISSITVVSFITLSIRLSARKRNL; from the coding sequence ATGATACAGGGAATAAAAAGAGAAACGGAATTATCCGAAAAAAATGAGAACACCTGTTATCATTGTGGAAGTGATTTTGAAGAGGTTGTCATAGAGGCGTATGAACATAAGTTTTGTTGTGAAGGATGTAAAACGGTTTATGAAATCTTAGATGAAAATGGACTGAACAATTACTATGGAATTGAAAACAACCCGGGTAATAAAATTCTCAAAGCCATTGGAAATAAATATGCCTTTTTAGATAATGATGAGGTTAAACAGGGGCTATTGGATTTTGAAGATGGGGGAGTTGCGAGCATAAAATTTTATGTGCCTAAAATACATTGTAGTTCGTGTATTTGGTTATTGGAAAATATGCATAGACTGGAGGACGGAATTATTCGATCAACAGTTAACTTTTTAAAGAAAGAGGTGTATGTGGTTTTCAAAACTGAAAAAATTTCTTTGCGAAAAGTAGTAGAGTTGATGTCCTCAATAGGATATGAACCCAACATTTCTTTAGAGGATTTTAAGAAAAAGGAATCAAAGAAGGAAAACAAGAAATTCTTTTATCAACTTGGTGTAGCTGGATTTGCTTTTGGAAACATAATGTTGTTGAGTTTTCCGGATTATTTCGATACCAATGATTATTTGGATGAGAGCTTTAAAAAACTATTTGGGTATCTTAATTTATTTCTGGCGACACCAGTTTTGTTTTACAGTGCGTCAGACTATTTTGTTTCCGCATATAAAGCTTTAATCAAACGATACATTAATATAGATTTCCCAATATCCGTTGGGATCATGACTTTATTTAGTCGTAGTGCGTACGAGATCATTACACAAACCGGAAGTGGATTTATGGATTCTTTTACCATGTTTGTGTTTTTGTTACTGGTTGGAAAATGGTATCAAAACAGGACGTATCAGGCATTATCATTCGAACGGGATTATAAATCTTACTTCCCATTAGCTGTTGTTAAAGTATTTGCGGATAGAGAAGAGCCTGTTCCAGTAGGCACATTGGAGATCAATGATGAAGTGATTCTTAGAAATCAGGAGATTATACCTACAGATGCGGAATTGTTAAGTGATACTGCAAAAATCGATTATAGTTTTGTGACGGGAGAGTCTATTCCGATTGAAAAAACGAAAGGTGATAAACTGTTTGCAGGAGGAAGACAGTTAGGTGCTTCAATTAAGATAAAGGTAAAGAAACCGGTATCTCAATCTTATCTGACCAGACTTTGGAATCAGGATGCATTTGCGAAAGAAGAATCGCAATATCAAAGTGTAGTGAATAAGGTGAGTAAGTACTTTACCTTTTTTGTACTAATCGTGGCATCCCTAACCTTATTATTTTGGTGGGGGAGCGGAGTTACTACAGCTTTAAAAGTATTTACATCGGTATTAATTATTGCGTGTCCATGCGCTTTAGCTCTGACATTGCCTTTTTCTTTTGGAAATACGATGACGATTTTTGGACGAAATCGTTTTTATCTGAAAAATGCAGAAACGGTCGAGAAGATGTCGGAAGTGGACACTATCGTGTTTGATAAAACCGGGACATTAACCCAATCCGGAGATGAGTCGGTCCATTTTGTTGGAGGTGATCTGACAGAAGCGCAAAATCAAATGATATTCTCATTAGTTGCAAATTCTACTCACCCATTAAGTAAAGCGATTTATCAACATATGCACGGGATGACAACCGTAGCAGTTGAAGGGTACAAAGAAGTTGTTTCTCAGGGAATTCAGGGAACGGTTGATGGGGAGCATTTGAAATTAGGAGCTGCGAGTTTTGTGGAGTATAACGGAGAGATTAAAAAGGATTTGTCCTCTCGAGTTTTCGTACAAATAGATGCTAAAGTTTTAGGGTATTTTATTATTAAAAAACAATATAGAACTGGCATTGCCGAATTGATTCAAAAGCTAAAGAATGATCAGTTTAATCTTCATTTGATTTCTGGAGATAACTCATCAGAAATGGAGAATTTATCAAACTATTTTGAGCGAGAAAATCTACATTTTAATCAATCACCTCAAGATAAACTGGATTATGTCAAAGCATTACAAGATCAAGGGGCAAAAGTTTTAATGGTAGGTGATGGATTAAATGATGCTGGAGCTTTAAAACAAGCCAATGTAGGACTAGCGGTGAGTGATGAGGTATATAATTTCACCCCGGCATGTGATGCTATTTTGGATGCCGCAAATTTTGTGAATTTAGAAGGTTTTATGAGATTTTCTAAAAAGACAATTCAGGTGGTTAAAACGAGTTTTGCGATTTCATTGTTTTATAATTCTTTAGGAATGTTATTTGCCATTCAAGGTTTGGTGACACCTCTATTCGCAGCAATACTAATGCCAATTAGCTCAATAACCGTTGTTTCATTTATTACCCTATCTATTCGATTGTCAGCAAGAAAAAGAAACTTATAA
- a CDS encoding PAS domain S-box protein, whose translation MIDKYPQIQNEFNEFSQSDVTHALQISGMAIWEYDIISRDVKFNENWFVILGYGLDELPPKTSTFYQLLHPEDYDILKDAEKAHLIHNPHGILEVQYRMRTKSGKWKWLRNRSKLIYDEDDHPIKWVGSILDISRLKDSEHQVIQKNQHINAVVNSLSDIIYEIDEDYTFINCWVPNNNPLHTRIKSYKGKNVSDVFSRTVYSYFKNLVDETINTGKPQELTYYSPKFDKYYLARTTMIPRNDSFKKHITMVVQDITSIQKTRNRLEKNEANLNAIIQNTSDVFWAIDITGNMIIFNQAFDELYYNLSHLHPEIGAPLYDGFLLDETAKRWRLIHAKSLNGIDTQFSKHVHFLDGRKRFYKFHINPLKNLEGEIIGSVVTGRDIDDIYTSKKQAEKAARLKSKFVSTISHEIRTPLNAILGTCHQLELNNKQENLNEDINILHLASENLLSLINDVLDFTKLESGKSTYKPSHFNLTHLLKNISQFLRNLATNKGLEFNIDITEDLPEFITTDKTKLHQILTNLLNNAIKYTDKGMVNFRVTSNKTSKDKALIGFEIIDTGVGIPKSDLKNIFDSFTQSSTSFDLQKGGTGLGLAITKNLVNLLNGEITVKSTVGKGSIFYLELEFDIYHQKMKTTEPHYLSEDLEGINILIAEDNEINAKIITRLLGQWNASYDLACNGQIAVDYAKKTSYNLILMDIQMPKKNGFEASSEIRNLNIGNNCSTPILALTAQPDFSFDPSYQEGIFNGYILKPFHPDNLKSILLTHTKHSA comes from the coding sequence ATGATTGACAAGTATCCTCAAATACAGAATGAATTCAATGAATTCTCCCAATCGGACGTCACCCACGCCCTTCAAATTTCAGGAATGGCTATCTGGGAATATGACATCATTTCTCGTGATGTTAAGTTTAATGAAAACTGGTTTGTAATTCTTGGTTACGGACTAGATGAACTTCCTCCTAAAACTTCTACATTTTATCAATTGCTTCACCCCGAAGATTATGATATTTTAAAAGATGCTGAAAAAGCGCATTTGATCCATAACCCACATGGTATTTTGGAGGTTCAATATAGAATGCGAACAAAGTCGGGCAAATGGAAATGGCTTCGTAATAGAAGTAAGCTTATTTACGATGAGGATGACCACCCAATAAAATGGGTGGGCAGTATTCTGGATATCAGCCGACTTAAAGATTCGGAACATCAAGTGATTCAAAAAAACCAGCATATCAATGCTGTAGTAAACTCTCTATCCGACATTATATATGAGATTGATGAAGATTACACTTTTATTAATTGTTGGGTTCCAAATAACAATCCGTTACATACCAGAATAAAATCTTATAAAGGAAAAAATGTTTCTGATGTGTTTAGTCGCACAGTCTATTCCTATTTTAAAAACCTGGTTGACGAAACTATTAATACCGGAAAACCGCAAGAACTCACTTACTATTCTCCTAAATTTGACAAATATTACCTGGCCCGAACCACCATGATTCCTCGGAATGATTCATTCAAAAAGCATATCACAATGGTGGTTCAGGATATTACCAGTATCCAAAAGACCAGGAATAGATTAGAAAAAAATGAAGCCAATCTAAATGCTATTATTCAAAATACATCTGATGTTTTTTGGGCAATTGATATTACGGGTAATATGATTATTTTCAATCAGGCTTTTGATGAATTGTACTACAACTTATCACATTTACATCCCGAGATTGGAGCACCATTATATGACGGCTTTTTGTTAGATGAAACTGCCAAAAGGTGGCGCTTGATTCATGCTAAGTCTTTGAATGGGATAGACACTCAGTTCTCCAAACATGTACATTTCTTAGATGGAAGAAAAAGGTTTTACAAATTCCATATCAACCCATTGAAAAATCTGGAGGGAGAAATTATTGGAAGTGTGGTTACAGGGCGAGATATTGATGACATCTACACTTCAAAAAAACAGGCAGAAAAAGCTGCGAGGTTAAAATCTAAATTCGTTTCTACGATCAGTCATGAAATTAGAACCCCATTAAATGCTATTCTGGGCACATGTCACCAGCTTGAATTAAATAATAAACAAGAAAACCTGAATGAGGATATTAATATATTACATCTAGCTTCTGAAAACCTATTATCTTTAATCAATGATGTACTTGATTTCACCAAGCTAGAATCTGGAAAATCCACATATAAACCATCTCATTTCAATCTAACACACTTACTCAAAAACATCAGTCAGTTCTTACGGAACCTGGCGACCAATAAAGGATTGGAATTTAATATTGATATTACGGAAGATTTACCGGAATTTATTACCACAGACAAAACAAAACTTCATCAAATACTAACTAACTTACTCAACAACGCCATAAAGTATACCGATAAGGGAATGGTAAACTTTAGGGTGACTTCAAATAAAACATCTAAAGATAAAGCTCTGATTGGGTTTGAAATTATAGATACAGGTGTTGGCATTCCAAAATCTGATCTAAAAAACATATTCGATAGTTTCACCCAATCATCCACTTCATTTGATTTACAAAAAGGAGGTACAGGTTTAGGTTTAGCCATAACGAAAAACCTTGTAAATCTATTAAACGGAGAAATTACTGTCAAATCAACTGTAGGAAAGGGTTCTATCTTCTATTTGGAATTGGAGTTTGATATCTATCATCAAAAAATGAAAACGACTGAACCGCATTATTTATCTGAAGATCTGGAAGGGATCAATATTTTGATTGCAGAGGACAATGAGATCAATGCTAAAATTATAACACGTCTGTTAGGCCAATGGAATGCTTCGTATGACTTGGCCTGTAATGGACAAATTGCAGTGGATTATGCCAAGAAGACAAGCTACAACCTGATTCTTATGGACATTCAAATGCCGAAGAAAAATGGATTTGAAGCTTCTAGCGAAATTCGGAATTTAAATATTGGAAATAACTGCTCCACTCCTATTCTAGCTTTAACCGCACAACCAGATTTTTCATTTGACCCAAGCTATCAGGAAGGTATTTTTAACGGATATATTTTAAAGCCCTTCCATCCGGATAATTTAAAATCTATTTTGCTCACGCATACAAAGCATTCTGCATAA
- a CDS encoding RecQ family ATP-dependent DNA helicase, translating to MEDLKIPLKKYFGFNKFKGDQENIIKSILEGKDTFVIMPTGGGKSLTYQLPALLQEGTAIIISPLIALMKNQVDALRGFLTDDSVAHYLNSSLSRGDARKVREDLVNGVTKILFVAPESLNKQENVDFFKSLKISFVAVDEAHCISEWGHDFRPEYRRIREMIKQIDAGIPIMALTATATPKVQMDIQKNLGMTDASVFKASFNRPNLYYEVLPKIHPEKQIIKYIKENPGKSGIIYCLSRKKVEEVAETLQVNGVSALPYHAGMEASRRAKYQDMFLMEDVDVIVATIAFGMGIDKPDVRFVMHYDIPKSLEGYYQETGRAGRDGGEGRCIAYYDYKDIEKLEKFMAGKPVAEQEVGKQLLHEVVAYAETAMSRRKFLLHYFGEEWDETTAGKDELDDNLVNPKEHVEAGKELAHMFQIIYDLKQQFKTKQIIEVLVGKESPTVKANRLHMNPHFGSGKDHNEKYWMAAVRQSFVNNYIGKRIEEYGTLFLTEKGLEFMKNPGSFNLILDHDYDELMKGGNNVVQKGGSAGDPVLYDMLKDLRKEIGHAKNLPPFVIFQDPSLQDMATQYPITMEELQNIVGVGQGKARKFGAEFLALIENYVNENEIERPQDVVVKTVANKSASKIGIIQGIDKKIPLRDLARTRSMTDDEFITELENIVASGTKVNIDYYIDDVLDEDYQEEIVEYFMEAETDSVEDALAELGEDDYTLEEIRLMRIKFMSTYAL from the coding sequence GATGCGCTGAGGGGGTTTTTAACTGATGATAGTGTCGCACACTATCTAAATTCATCTCTAAGTAGAGGGGATGCAAGGAAAGTAAGAGAGGACCTTGTAAATGGTGTGACAAAAATACTTTTTGTAGCACCGGAGTCTTTAAATAAGCAAGAAAACGTTGATTTCTTTAAAAGTTTAAAGATTTCATTTGTAGCGGTTGATGAGGCACACTGTATTTCTGAATGGGGGCACGATTTCAGACCGGAGTACCGAAGAATTCGTGAAATGATTAAGCAGATTGATGCAGGTATTCCAATTATGGCTTTAACTGCAACTGCGACACCAAAAGTTCAGATGGATATCCAGAAAAATCTAGGAATGACGGATGCGAGTGTTTTTAAAGCATCATTCAATAGACCGAATTTGTACTATGAAGTACTTCCAAAAATTCATCCTGAAAAACAAATCATAAAATACATCAAAGAAAATCCGGGTAAATCGGGAATTATATACTGCTTGAGCCGTAAGAAGGTGGAAGAGGTTGCAGAAACGTTACAGGTAAATGGAGTTTCAGCATTGCCATACCATGCCGGGATGGAAGCATCCAGAAGAGCGAAATATCAGGATATGTTCCTAATGGAGGATGTAGATGTAATTGTAGCTACAATTGCATTCGGAATGGGAATTGATAAGCCGGATGTAAGATTCGTGATGCATTACGATATCCCAAAGAGTTTAGAAGGTTATTATCAAGAAACCGGAAGAGCTGGACGTGATGGTGGAGAAGGAAGATGTATTGCATATTACGATTACAAGGATATTGAGAAACTTGAAAAGTTCATGGCAGGTAAACCTGTTGCTGAACAGGAAGTGGGTAAGCAGTTGTTGCATGAGGTGGTTGCTTATGCCGAAACTGCAATGTCAAGACGTAAATTCTTATTACACTACTTCGGAGAAGAGTGGGATGAGACAACAGCTGGTAAGGATGAACTAGATGATAATCTGGTAAACCCCAAAGAACATGTAGAAGCAGGAAAAGAGTTGGCACATATGTTTCAGATAATTTATGATCTGAAACAACAATTTAAGACCAAGCAGATCATTGAGGTTTTAGTAGGTAAAGAAAGTCCTACGGTAAAAGCCAATAGATTGCATATGAATCCACATTTTGGTAGTGGAAAAGATCACAACGAAAAATATTGGATGGCTGCAGTTCGTCAGAGCTTTGTAAACAATTACATTGGTAAACGAATTGAAGAATACGGAACTTTATTCCTAACCGAAAAAGGTTTGGAGTTCATGAAGAACCCTGGATCTTTCAATTTAATTCTGGATCATGATTATGATGAATTAATGAAAGGTGGAAATAACGTGGTACAAAAAGGAGGTTCAGCAGGAGACCCTGTATTGTATGACATGTTGAAGGATCTCCGTAAAGAAATTGGTCATGCCAAGAACTTACCTCCATTTGTGATTTTTCAAGATCCTTCGTTGCAGGATATGGCTACGCAGTATCCGATTACCATGGAAGAACTTCAGAATATTGTGGGAGTTGGACAAGGTAAGGCAAGAAAGTTCGGTGCTGAATTCTTAGCGTTGATTGAAAACTATGTAAATGAAAATGAGATCGAAAGACCTCAGGATGTAGTGGTCAAAACTGTAGCCAATAAATCAGCATCTAAAATTGGAATCATTCAGGGAATTGATAAGAAAATCCCTTTGAGAGATTTAGCGAGAACGAGAAGCATGACAGATGATGAATTCATTACAGAATTGGAAAACATTGTAGCTTCAGGTACAAAAGTGAACATCGATTATTATATAGATGATGTTTTAGATGAAGACTATCAAGAAGAAATCGTAGAGTATTTTATGGAAGCGGAAACAGATTCTGTTGAAGATGCTTTAGCTGAGTTAGGAGAAGATGATTATACTTTAGAAGAAATTCGATTAATGCGTATTAAGTTTATGTCAACATACGCACTTTAA